One region of Candidatus Peribacteraceae bacterium genomic DNA includes:
- the rpsG gene encoding 30S ribosomal protein S7, with amino-acid sequence MAKPIKSYIPANSDPLLEKFINCLMLRGKKSTARRIFADTLEVIKTRTKDAPMEVFSKALLNATPLVEVRPKRIAGSVYQVPVEVTPKRQVALSIRWILTAARARKGVPMAQKLAMELLDASADQGAAIKKKQDVLKMAQANKAFAHLAKS; translated from the coding sequence ATGGCCAAGCCCATCAAGTCCTACATCCCCGCCAACTCCGACCCCTTGCTGGAGAAGTTCATCAACTGCCTCATGCTGCGGGGGAAGAAGTCCACGGCGCGCCGCATCTTCGCGGACACGCTGGAGGTCATCAAGACGCGCACCAAAGACGCCCCCATGGAGGTGTTCTCCAAGGCGCTCCTCAATGCCACACCCCTCGTGGAAGTGCGCCCCAAGCGCATCGCCGGTTCCGTGTACCAGGTTCCCGTGGAAGTGACCCCCAAGCGCCAGGTGGCGTTGAGCATCCGCTGGATCCTCACCGCCGCGCGCGCCCGCAAGGGGGTGCCCATGGCGCAGAAATTGGCTATGGAACTCCTGGACGCCTCCGCCGACCAAGGCGCAGCCATCAAAAAGAAGCAAGATGTGCTGAAGATGGCCCAGGCGAACAAGGCTTTTGCGCATTTGGCCAAGTCCTAA
- the rpsL gene encoding 30S ribosomal protein S12: MPTINQLIRKSRKDKRRKSKAPALQTAWNALNMRDIDLPHGAPFKRGVCVKVTTMTPKKPNSALRKIARVRLSNGYEVKAYIMGEGHNLQEHSTVLVRGGRVKDLPGVRYHIVRGILDTEGVRDRKQGRSLYGAKRPK; the protein is encoded by the coding sequence ATGCCTACCATCAACCAGCTCATCCGAAAATCGCGCAAGGACAAGCGCCGCAAGTCCAAGGCGCCCGCGCTCCAGACCGCCTGGAACGCCCTCAACATGCGCGATATCGACCTGCCCCACGGCGCGCCGTTCAAGCGCGGGGTGTGCGTGAAGGTCACCACCATGACGCCCAAGAAGCCCAACTCCGCCCTCCGCAAGATCGCGCGCGTGCGCCTGTCGAACGGGTACGAGGTGAAGGCGTACATCATGGGGGAGGGGCATAACTTGCAGGAGCACTCCACGGTCCTCGTCCGCGGCGGCCGCGTAAAAGACCTTCCGGGGGTCCGCTACCACATCGTCCGCGGCATCCTGGATACCGAAGGCGTCCGCGACCGTAAGCAGGGACGCTCCCTCTACGGCGCCAAGCGTCCTAAATAA
- the rpoC gene encoding DNA-directed RNA polymerase subunit beta': MPSPFQQKQSATDSFDAVALSIASPEDMLAWSRGEVTKAETVNYRTQRAEPDGLFCERIFGPTKNFQCFCGKYKGVRYSGVVCEKCGVEVTRSIVRRERMGHINLAVPVTHIWFLRSSPSRLGLLLDLPIKTLEQIVYFAAYIVIQVDDAAKGEAEKEVSQGMEARKNQVKRDYEEAKKKLQESKASREQMDALEKEVADRMDSLKQNHKDALDDLKNLRMGGVLSELKFREMNMKFGHVFRAGTGAESLREIIAAVNLQELLVQLGKDREQSSGQKLKKLMKRIKLASSLIQSNIKPEWTILTRLPIIPPDLRPMVQLDGGRFAASDLNDLYRRVINRNNRLKKLMSIGAPEVICRNEKRMLQEAVDTLLNNSARAGKTLFTAGDRRKLRSLSDMLKGKQGRFRQNLLGKRVDYSGRSVIVVGPHLKMNQCGLPKEMAMKLFKPFVIGSIIRRELAHNVKSAERLVQDGGKEVWDILEEVIKDKYVLLNRAPTLHRLGIQAFQPQLVEGLAIQLHPLVCAAFNADFDGDQMAVHVPLSVKAQQEAASLMAAGNNVLKPSAGEPIINPIQDMVLGCYFLTRIHDGKKGDGMLFSSPEEALMAYDHGVVHLQAKIKVRMPVPEGDGEEAAPAREVIETSVGRLKFQEVVPKGLGIINKTMKKKDLSDLISIALETVGREETVAFADRVKDLGFEFATISGISISASDIVVPQERKKLLEEANEKIRLINNFFWKGMVTADERYNHAIRIWSQTKNEVTNVMIREFLKVEENDITYVIDSGARGNWGQVTQLAGMKGLVANPSGRTIELPVQSNLRDGFSVLEYFIATHGGRKGKSDTALKTAEAGYLTRRLVDAVQDVIIREDDCTGEQGHKVTREESEKIGEKFEVRIFGRTLSRDVEADGDVLARRDDEIDNRLIQTFKEHRVNEVELRSVMTCRTRNGICQKCYGRDLGDNKTVKVGTPVGIIAAQSIGEPGTQLTMRTFHMGGVADTADITQGLTRVEELFEARNPRTPASLSDIAGRVKVTHQGGKTTVQVIAETPGEDTYYVPSGYEVIAKKGDRMKERAVLAKSLSDKTTIKVKIPGEIVSVDRGILKLRHEESQERTYEFGPRESMLVKTGQPIEAGQALNVGHYNLQELLEKKGAYAVQTYIVSEVQHIYASQGQTINDKHLEIIVKKMFSKMRVIDAGDTEFLPGETVDVGDLQFENEKVMKDGGKEATVEQLLLGITRVALATDSWLAGASFQETIRVLVEAATTRKIDMLEGLKENVIIGRLIPTGEVYRVRYLRERGLEPEKQEGVSEDEAESPAVPGRGDGEEAEPA, translated from the coding sequence ATGCCCTCGCCGTTCCAGCAGAAGCAATCCGCCACCGATTCCTTCGATGCCGTTGCGCTCAGCATCGCGAGCCCCGAAGACATGCTCGCGTGGTCGCGCGGAGAAGTGACCAAGGCGGAAACCGTCAACTACCGCACGCAGCGCGCCGAACCCGACGGCCTCTTCTGCGAACGCATCTTCGGGCCGACGAAGAACTTCCAGTGCTTCTGCGGCAAGTATAAAGGAGTGCGCTACTCGGGCGTTGTCTGTGAGAAGTGCGGCGTTGAGGTCACGCGCTCCATCGTTCGCCGCGAGCGGATGGGACATATCAACCTCGCCGTCCCCGTCACCCACATCTGGTTCCTCCGTTCGTCCCCGTCCCGCCTCGGCCTGCTCCTCGACCTTCCCATCAAGACGCTCGAGCAGATCGTCTACTTCGCCGCGTACATCGTCATCCAGGTGGATGACGCGGCCAAGGGGGAGGCGGAGAAGGAAGTGAGCCAGGGGATGGAGGCGCGCAAGAACCAGGTGAAGCGCGATTACGAGGAAGCCAAGAAGAAGCTGCAGGAGAGCAAGGCCTCGCGCGAACAGATGGACGCGCTGGAGAAGGAAGTGGCGGACCGCATGGATTCACTGAAGCAGAACCACAAGGACGCGCTGGACGACCTCAAGAACCTCCGCATGGGGGGCGTGCTCTCGGAGCTCAAGTTCCGCGAGATGAATATGAAGTTCGGGCACGTGTTCCGCGCCGGCACCGGTGCGGAGTCCCTGCGCGAGATCATCGCCGCGGTCAATTTGCAGGAGCTGCTGGTGCAGCTGGGGAAGGACCGCGAGCAATCCAGCGGCCAGAAGCTCAAGAAGCTCATGAAGCGCATCAAGCTGGCCAGCTCCCTCATCCAGTCCAACATCAAGCCGGAGTGGACCATCCTCACGCGCCTCCCCATCATCCCGCCCGACCTGCGTCCCATGGTCCAGCTGGACGGAGGGCGTTTCGCGGCTTCCGACTTGAACGACCTCTACCGCCGCGTCATCAACCGAAACAACCGCCTCAAGAAGCTCATGTCCATCGGCGCCCCCGAGGTCATCTGCCGCAACGAGAAACGCATGCTGCAGGAAGCCGTGGACACGCTCCTCAACAACTCCGCCCGCGCGGGCAAGACGCTCTTCACCGCGGGCGACCGCCGCAAGCTCCGCTCCCTCTCGGACATGCTCAAGGGGAAGCAGGGGCGCTTCCGCCAGAACCTGCTCGGCAAGCGCGTGGACTACTCCGGCCGCTCGGTGATCGTGGTGGGGCCGCACCTCAAGATGAACCAGTGCGGGCTTCCCAAGGAGATGGCCATGAAACTCTTCAAGCCCTTCGTCATCGGCTCCATCATCCGCCGCGAGCTGGCGCACAACGTCAAATCCGCGGAGCGCCTGGTGCAGGACGGGGGGAAGGAGGTGTGGGACATCCTGGAGGAGGTGATCAAGGACAAGTACGTGCTCCTCAACCGCGCGCCCACGCTGCACCGCCTGGGGATCCAAGCGTTCCAACCGCAGCTCGTGGAAGGGCTGGCCATCCAGCTCCATCCGCTCGTGTGTGCCGCCTTCAACGCCGACTTCGACGGCGACCAGATGGCCGTGCACGTGCCGCTCTCCGTCAAGGCCCAGCAGGAGGCTGCGAGCCTCATGGCCGCGGGCAATAACGTCCTCAAGCCGTCCGCGGGCGAACCGATCATCAACCCCATCCAGGACATGGTGCTGGGGTGCTACTTCCTCACGCGCATCCACGACGGCAAGAAAGGGGATGGGATGCTCTTCAGCTCCCCCGAGGAGGCCCTCATGGCGTACGACCACGGCGTGGTGCACCTGCAGGCTAAGATCAAGGTGCGCATGCCCGTACCCGAGGGGGACGGGGAGGAGGCTGCTCCCGCACGGGAGGTCATCGAAACCTCCGTCGGGCGCCTGAAGTTCCAGGAAGTGGTCCCCAAGGGGCTGGGCATCATCAACAAGACCATGAAGAAGAAGGACCTCTCCGACCTCATCTCCATCGCACTGGAGACGGTGGGCAGGGAAGAGACGGTGGCGTTCGCAGACCGCGTCAAGGACCTGGGCTTCGAGTTCGCCACCATATCCGGTATCTCCATTTCCGCCTCGGACATCGTCGTCCCGCAGGAACGGAAGAAGCTGCTCGAGGAAGCCAACGAGAAGATCCGCCTCATCAACAACTTCTTCTGGAAGGGGATGGTCACCGCGGACGAGCGCTACAACCACGCCATCCGCATCTGGAGCCAGACGAAGAACGAAGTCACGAACGTCATGATCCGCGAGTTCCTCAAGGTGGAGGAGAACGACATCACGTACGTCATCGACTCCGGCGCCCGCGGCAACTGGGGACAAGTCACGCAGCTCGCCGGTATGAAAGGGCTGGTGGCCAACCCCTCCGGCCGCACCATCGAGCTTCCGGTGCAGAGCAACCTCCGCGACGGCTTCTCCGTCCTGGAGTACTTCATCGCCACGCACGGGGGACGCAAGGGGAAATCCGATACCGCCCTCAAGACGGCGGAGGCCGGGTACCTCACGCGCCGCCTCGTGGATGCCGTGCAGGACGTGATCATCCGGGAGGATGACTGCACCGGCGAACAGGGGCACAAGGTGACCCGCGAGGAGAGCGAGAAGATCGGCGAGAAGTTTGAGGTGCGCATCTTCGGCCGCACCCTTTCCCGCGATGTGGAAGCGGACGGCGACGTGCTCGCCCGCCGCGACGACGAGATCGACAACCGCCTCATCCAAACCTTCAAGGAGCACCGCGTGAACGAGGTGGAGCTTCGCTCCGTGATGACGTGCCGCACGCGTAACGGCATTTGCCAGAAGTGCTACGGGCGGGACCTGGGCGACAACAAGACCGTGAAGGTGGGCACCCCCGTGGGCATCATCGCCGCCCAATCCATCGGGGAACCGGGCACGCAGCTCACCATGCGCACCTTCCACATGGGAGGCGTCGCCGACACCGCGGACATCACGCAGGGTCTCACCCGCGTGGAGGAACTCTTCGAGGCACGCAACCCCCGCACACCCGCCTCCCTCTCGGATATCGCCGGCCGCGTGAAGGTCACGCACCAGGGCGGCAAGACCACCGTGCAGGTGATCGCCGAGACGCCGGGGGAGGATACCTACTACGTCCCGTCGGGGTACGAGGTCATCGCCAAGAAAGGGGATCGCATGAAGGAGCGCGCGGTGCTGGCCAAATCCCTCTCGGACAAGACGACCATCAAGGTCAAGATCCCCGGCGAGATCGTCTCCGTGGACCGCGGCATCCTCAAGCTGCGCCACGAGGAGAGCCAGGAGCGCACGTACGAGTTCGGGCCGCGCGAATCCATGCTCGTCAAGACGGGCCAGCCCATCGAGGCCGGGCAAGCGCTCAACGTGGGCCACTACAACCTGCAGGAACTTCTGGAGAAGAAGGGGGCGTACGCGGTGCAGACGTACATCGTCTCCGAAGTGCAGCACATCTACGCTTCCCAGGGGCAGACCATCAACGATAAGCACCTGGAGATCATCGTGAAGAAGATGTTCAGCAAGATGCGCGTCATCGACGCCGGGGACACGGAATTCCTACCGGGCGAGACGGTGGATGTGGGCGACCTGCAGTTTGAGAACGAGAAGGTGATGAAGGACGGCGGCAAGGAAGCCACCGTGGAGCAGCTGCTGCTCGGTATCACGCGCGTGGCGCTCGCCACGGACAGCTGGCTGGCCGGCGCATCCTTCCAGGAGACCATCCGCGTGCTCGTGGAGGCCGCCACCACCCGCAAGATCGATATGCTCGAAGGCCTCAAGGAGAACGTCATCATCGGCCGCCTCATCCCCACCGGCGAGGTGTACCGCGTCCGCTACCTGCGGGAGAGGGGTCTCGAGCCGGAAAAGCAAGAGGGTGTAAGCGAGGACGAAGCGGAGTCTCCCGCCGTCCCCGGCCGCGGTGACGGTGAAGAGGCCGAACCGGCATAA
- a CDS encoding coenzyme F420-0:L-glutamate ligase, with protein MQLIPIHTPVLKRGDDIAAILAQSERIRPGDIVVVSSKAVATVEGAATDLGARSPSPDAERYAKTTGRTAPFMQAVLDETARLNGSVRGTCPGALLTEVTPQGFPHGTILTANAGMDQSNIEDGFAIGWPRDPVASARKLKEHLEALITPTSSASSESSDSSDSSQHNPQPPPALAVILTDSACRPRRWGVTAFALVSAGLDPLLPQKGARDLFDKELRITTEAVADQLATAANMVMGNAGQRIPAVIIRDHGYPLSGFEGWVPGIEPEEDLFRGVI; from the coding sequence ATGCAGCTGATCCCCATCCACACGCCGGTCCTCAAGCGCGGTGACGACATTGCGGCCATCCTCGCGCAGTCCGAACGGATCCGCCCGGGCGATATCGTCGTCGTCTCCTCCAAAGCCGTGGCGACAGTGGAAGGCGCGGCGACGGATTTGGGCGCGCGCTCCCCTTCCCCCGACGCCGAGCGATATGCGAAAACGACGGGACGGACAGCACCCTTCATGCAGGCCGTGTTGGACGAGACCGCGCGGCTCAACGGATCCGTGCGCGGGACGTGCCCGGGCGCGCTCCTCACGGAAGTGACACCACAGGGCTTCCCGCACGGGACCATCCTCACCGCCAACGCGGGCATGGACCAGTCGAACATTGAAGACGGCTTCGCCATCGGCTGGCCGAGGGATCCCGTGGCTTCTGCGCGAAAGCTGAAAGAGCACCTCGAAGCACTCATCACTCCCACTTCTTCGGCATCGTCGGAATCCTCGGACTCTTCGGACTCTTCCCAACACAACCCTCAACCCCCACCCGCTCTCGCCGTAATCCTCACCGACTCCGCCTGCCGTCCCCGCCGCTGGGGCGTGACCGCCTTCGCCCTCGTGAGCGCGGGCTTGGATCCCCTCCTCCCGCAGAAGGGCGCACGCGACCTCTTCGACAAAGAGCTGCGCATCACCACCGAAGCCGTCGCCGACCAGCTCGCCACCGCTGCGAACATGGTGATGGGCAACGCCGGCCAGCGGATCCCCGCCGTGATCATCCGTGACCACGGGTATCCCCTCAGCGGTTTCGAAGGATGGGTGCCGGGGATTGAGCCGGAGGAGGATTTGTTTCGAGGGGTGATTTGA
- the purN gene encoding phosphoribosylglycinamide formyltransferase: protein MHFIVLSSSRGTTFQAILDRIAEGALTMQCLGLITDRADRGCIQQAQAANVPVRIVEKEADTTKEDYERRLTQAVAELQGDVPAAEIILAAAGWMWILTPAFAKEWRIINVHPALLPKYGGKGMYGHHVHEAVLASGDQESGVTIHLMDGGVDTGKILLQKTCPVLPEDTPATLQARVQELEKKWYPEVLAMIERGEMRL, encoded by the coding sequence ATGCATTTCATTGTATTAAGTTCTTCGAGGGGAACCACGTTCCAGGCGATCCTCGACCGCATCGCAGAAGGCGCCCTGACCATGCAGTGCCTTGGCTTGATCACGGACCGCGCGGATCGCGGATGCATCCAACAGGCGCAGGCGGCGAACGTTCCCGTCCGCATCGTGGAGAAGGAAGCCGACACAACCAAAGAGGACTATGAGCGGCGGCTCACTCAAGCCGTCGCAGAACTCCAAGGTGACGTCCCCGCCGCTGAGATCATCCTCGCCGCAGCGGGCTGGATGTGGATCCTCACGCCCGCTTTCGCGAAGGAGTGGCGCATCATCAACGTGCATCCCGCCCTCCTCCCCAAATACGGCGGCAAGGGGATGTACGGCCACCACGTGCACGAGGCGGTGCTCGCTTCCGGCGACCAGGAGAGCGGCGTGACGATTCACCTGATGGATGGCGGCGTGGATACGGGGAAGATCCTCCTGCAAAAGACCTGCCCCGTCCTTCCGGAAGACACGCCCGCAACCCTCCAGGCGCGGGTGCAGGAGCTGGAGAAGAAGTGGTACCCGGAGGTGTTGGCGATGATTGAGCGGGGAGAGATGAGGCTTTGA
- the carA gene encoding glutamine-hydrolyzing carbamoyl-phosphate synthase small subunit produces the protein MASLILQDGTVFQGESFGATVDADGEVVFNTGMAGYNESLTDPSYRGQILTFTYPLIGNYGVPTEKLNAWGFSENFESENIHVRGVIVAQVSEGFSHHAAVSSLQHWMEKHKIPGITGIDTRALTKKLREHGVMLGRIVQTPTPTPSPEGRGAHTLVPIPDPNRTNLVAEVSCTEPITYDPKGAIDKIPTLIAYDCGIKRNILRSLLKRGVRVVRVPWNFDLSAYDKPYHGVFISNGPGDPKMCKATIESIRYALEKDILTFGICLGNQLLALAVGGDTYKLKYGHRGVNQPCLEWKMENGKWEMSKRCIITSQNHGFAVDEKTLPKGWSVWFTNGNDGTVEGIRHESGRFFSVQFHPEATPGPEDAGYLFDEFVGMLRKEMK, from the coding sequence ATGGCCTCCTTGATCCTGCAAGATGGCACGGTGTTCCAGGGGGAATCTTTTGGTGCAACCGTTGATGCCGACGGCGAAGTCGTCTTTAACACCGGGATGGCGGGGTACAACGAGAGCCTAACGGATCCCAGTTACCGCGGGCAGATCCTCACGTTCACGTACCCGCTCATCGGCAATTACGGCGTGCCCACGGAGAAGCTCAACGCCTGGGGGTTCAGCGAGAACTTCGAGAGCGAGAACATCCACGTGCGCGGGGTCATTGTGGCGCAGGTGAGCGAGGGGTTCAGCCATCACGCGGCGGTGAGTTCGCTCCAGCATTGGATGGAGAAGCACAAGATTCCGGGGATCACGGGGATCGATACGCGGGCGCTCACGAAGAAGCTGAGGGAGCATGGGGTGATGCTTGGCCGAATCGTCCAAACCCCCACCCCCACCCCCTCCCCCGAGGGGAGAGGGGCGCACACATTGGTTCCTATTCCCGATCCGAATCGTACGAATCTCGTTGCGGAGGTGAGTTGTACGGAACCCATCACGTACGACCCCAAGGGCGCCATTGATAAGATCCCCACGCTCATCGCCTACGACTGCGGCATAAAGAGGAACATTCTCCGCAGCCTGCTCAAGAGGGGCGTGCGCGTGGTGCGCGTGCCGTGGAACTTTGACCTGAGCGCGTACGACAAGCCGTACCACGGCGTGTTTATCAGTAACGGCCCCGGGGACCCCAAGATGTGCAAGGCGACGATCGAGAGCATCCGGTACGCGTTGGAGAAGGACATCCTCACGTTCGGCATCTGCCTGGGCAACCAGCTCCTTGCGCTCGCCGTGGGTGGGGATACGTACAAGTTGAAGTACGGGCACCGGGGGGTTAATCAACCGTGTTTGGAATGGAAAATGGAGAATGGGAAATGGGAAATGAGTAAACGATGCATTATCACCTCCCAGAACCACGGGTTCGCGGTGGATGAGAAGACGCTCCCCAAGGGGTGGAGCGTGTGGTTCACGAACGGCAACGACGGGACGGTGGAAGGCATCCGGCACGAAAGCGGCCGCTTCTTCTCCGTCCAGTTCCATCCGGAAGCAACACCGGGACCGGAGGATGCGGGATACCTGTTCGATGAGTTTGTGGGGATGTTGAGGAAGGAGATGAAGTAA
- a CDS encoding lamin tail domain-containing protein, translating to MGMQKNSSPLPSPGLPPAEASLPSPPTPPPRGEGSVCVCKKPMNKLVLSFARHMRRKPTKAEENLWKHLRRKSMGALFRRQHPLRMNYILDFYCDSAKLGIELDGGVHDSQRQQKMDKERTEGIAEVYGITILRFRNSDVHHRLRYVLSTIQEHLQKHTPPPSGEGLGEREKTANRNKTGTALFLLALPFILFPTIALAHAVISEVLWMGSDLSTADEWVEMAGTGSGTLSGWTLTSLNSSGEEVVLYRFGEGDTIGSGEYLTVSNFGAEESRLLLEPRFVSEAVSLPNTKLLLRLRDAYGVIIDEVDDGVGIPFAGENPSGGTKASMERIDLLMPGTVQENWATAFLSSGFDEGANLLGTPGSARPVPPDTDPPIEAMAFTGAWIPAASGADLSLSWIPSVSTDLAAQRLNFDPALPDGRSAVDLPPAEMSFAFPSIPEGSGYTVTLQSEDDKGNVSVGVAITIQPYHKPENGDGSSSSESSDSSESSDSSIIITEVLADAVGSDDAEWVEIGNRGTESVDVAGWKLRTGTRQYVIPASSASGFLLAPGGHVAFRSLESKLSLPNAGGSVTLLRDAVTVDTLTYPTAEEGVSYGRGVDDPTWLLQFCVPTEAAANREFPWNPSLVIQSGNVRGEERVTINVEANIPATFAGEPRCSFDFGDGFGSENCNPSSHVYDRVGRYILRADMVSYCGNTSTQELTIEVYAKPSAGSTSLSQGGGGGAASSVRQSDQQMYSTSSSVGLLSRAEPASSCTPVTSEGVVINEFLPDPEGKDTEGEWMELRNMSEDALSLCGWSLGGASSPRVVPLSPFTLDAGGYLLLPYSVSKMALRNGGETLKLSVVGSSGATKAVHEVTYPKAKVGKSYARQENGTYIWTDQMTPGTANTFGEGVEESTKGEQEEEQEEGLKTKTTAKKTTKKSSSSSSKKSQKKTTASTSKKSSASSKSNLREGAPLLAGLEGEEGGGVLGNTSPVEATSILLNALLIGAGIWWKTKRGG from the coding sequence ATGGGTATGCAAAAGAACTCCTCTCCTCTTCCTTCCCCAGGCCTTCCCCCTGCCGAAGCTTCTCTTCCCTCTCCCCCCACCCCTCCCCCACGGGGGGAGGGGAGTGTATGTGTTTGTAAGAAACCTATGAACAAACTGGTGCTTTCATTTGCTCGGCATATGCGTCGCAAGCCAACGAAAGCTGAGGAAAATCTGTGGAAGCATTTGCGCAGAAAAAGTATGGGAGCGCTTTTCAGGAGGCAACACCCGCTTCGGATGAACTATATCCTCGATTTCTATTGTGATAGCGCAAAACTGGGCATTGAACTCGATGGGGGAGTGCATGATTCGCAACGGCAACAAAAGATGGATAAAGAACGTACGGAAGGAATTGCTGAGGTCTATGGGATCACCATTCTGCGTTTTCGAAACTCTGACGTTCATCACAGGTTGAGATACGTGTTATCGACGATCCAAGAACACCTACAAAAACATACCCCTCCCCCTTCGGGGGAGGGGCTAGGGGAGAGGGAAAAAACAGCAAACAGAAACAAAACGGGAACAGCCCTCTTCCTCCTCGCCCTTCCCTTCATCCTCTTCCCCACCATCGCCCTCGCCCACGCCGTCATCAGCGAGGTGCTGTGGATGGGGTCCGATCTCTCCACGGCGGATGAGTGGGTGGAAATGGCCGGAACGGGGAGCGGCACCCTTTCGGGATGGACGCTCACGTCGCTCAATTCTTCCGGGGAAGAAGTGGTCCTCTACCGCTTCGGGGAAGGGGATACGATCGGTTCCGGCGAGTACCTTACGGTGAGCAACTTCGGCGCGGAAGAGTCACGTTTGCTTTTGGAGCCGCGGTTCGTCTCGGAAGCGGTGAGCCTGCCCAATACCAAGCTCCTGTTGCGCCTGCGTGACGCGTATGGCGTCATCATCGATGAAGTGGATGACGGCGTCGGCATTCCCTTTGCGGGGGAGAACCCCTCCGGTGGCACCAAAGCGAGCATGGAGCGCATCGATCTCCTTATGCCGGGGACCGTTCAGGAGAATTGGGCGACGGCATTCCTCTCTTCCGGTTTCGACGAGGGGGCAAACCTACTGGGGACGCCGGGATCGGCACGTCCTGTTCCGCCGGATACGGACCCTCCCATTGAGGCGATGGCGTTCACGGGGGCATGGATACCGGCTGCGTCAGGCGCTGACCTTTCTCTCTCCTGGATCCCCAGCGTCTCCACGGACCTTGCGGCACAGCGCCTGAATTTCGATCCTGCCCTACCGGATGGGCGTTCTGCGGTTGACCTTCCGCCCGCAGAGATGTCCTTCGCTTTTCCATCCATCCCCGAAGGGAGCGGCTACACGGTCACGTTGCAGTCTGAAGATGACAAAGGGAATGTGTCCGTGGGAGTGGCGATTACGATACAGCCCTACCACAAGCCAGAAAACGGAGACGGATCATCTTCGTCGGAATCGTCGGACTCTTCGGAATCCTCAGACTCATCCATCATCATCACCGAAGTGCTCGCCGATGCCGTTGGGAGCGACGATGCGGAATGGGTGGAGATCGGGAACAGGGGAACGGAGAGCGTGGACGTTGCCGGCTGGAAGCTTAGGACAGGCACCAGGCAGTACGTCATTCCAGCATCCTCCGCATCAGGCTTCCTTTTGGCGCCGGGAGGGCACGTGGCGTTCCGTTCCCTGGAAAGCAAGCTCTCCCTCCCCAATGCCGGCGGCAGCGTCACCTTACTCCGCGATGCTGTGACGGTGGACACCCTCACGTATCCCACGGCGGAAGAGGGCGTGAGCTACGGAAGGGGCGTGGATGATCCCACGTGGCTGCTGCAGTTCTGTGTGCCAACGGAGGCGGCGGCGAACAGGGAGTTCCCGTGGAATCCTTCCCTGGTCATCCAGTCGGGGAACGTGCGCGGCGAGGAGCGGGTGACCATCAACGTGGAGGCAAACATTCCCGCCACCTTCGCCGGCGAGCCGCGGTGCAGCTTCGATTTTGGGGACGGTTTCGGATCCGAGAACTGCAACCCCTCTTCCCATGTGTATGACCGCGTGGGACGCTACATACTGCGCGCAGACATGGTGAGTTACTGTGGTAACACATCAACACAGGAGCTGACGATTGAGGTGTACGCAAAGCCGTCGGCAGGTTCCACGAGTCTCTCACAGGGTGGGGGTGGAGGAGCGGCTTCATCCGTACGGCAATCTGATCAACAAATGTATTCAACTTCATCCAGTGTCGGCCTGTTGTCACGGGCGGAGCCGGCAAGTTCCTGTACGCCCGTCACGTCCGAAGGCGTGGTGATCAACGAGTTCCTCCCGGATCCCGAGGGGAAGGATACGGAGGGGGAATGGATGGAACTGCGGAACATGTCAGAGGATGCCCTATCGCTCTGCGGGTGGTCCCTGGGCGGCGCATCGTCCCCCCGGGTGGTTCCTCTCTCACCCTTTACGCTGGATGCCGGGGGATACCTTCTCCTTCCCTACTCCGTGAGCAAAATGGCGCTGCGCAACGGCGGGGAGACGTTGAAGCTTTCCGTTGTCGGTTCATCGGGGGCGACGAAGGCGGTGCACGAAGTGACGTATCCAAAGGCGAAAGTAGGGAAATCGTATGCAAGGCAGGAAAACGGCACCTACATCTGGACGGATCAGATGACGCCGGGAACGGCGAACACCTTCGGTGAAGGAGTAGAGGAGAGTACAAAAGGAGAACAAGAGGAAGAGCAAGAGGAAGGGCTGAAGACGAAAACGACTGCGAAGAAAACAACCAAGAAAAGCTCCAGCTCTTCGTCAAAAAAATCGCAGAAGAAAACGACTGCATCCACGAGCAAGAAGAGTTCGGCATCATCCAAGTCAAACCTCCGGGAAGGAGCGCCGCTTCTGGCGGGGTTGGAGGGGGAGGAGGGCGGCGGTGTGCTGGGAAACACCTCGCCCGTGGAAGCCACATCCATACTGCTCAATGCCCTCCTCATCGGCGCGGGCATCTGGTGGAAGACGAAGAGAGGAGGGTAG